The genomic segment CAGGAGTATGCCGACCATATCGATTTCTATCTGAACAACTACCGCAGTGACTCTACTACCCAGCAGACCGACCAGATTTGTATTGTGGGTGCCACCGAGAAGCCTAATTATACGCTCACCAAGCACACTACAGGTGCAACGGGCTATAATGCCTCGGCAACGGAAACTTATGACGAAGCAACGCATCTCTATACCCTGAGCGTAAAACACATGGGACCTGTTGATGTCTCTATCGCCTGTGCAGGTACTAACGATCGCTCTGACGTAGAGGATGCACCCATATTGTCTCAGCCTCTTGAGCAGCCAAAACAGCCTGAGGCCTATCATGGTCCGATTATTATCGAGGCCGAGAATATGGACTACAAGAATGTTAGTGTCAACCTGACTCATTCAGGTTGGTGGGCTCAGGACTACAAGGATTTTTCTGGCATGGGTTATATTGAGACTCAGGCTAATACGACAGCAGCTCTGCGTCATCAGTTAAAATTGACCGAGGGTGGTGAATATAATATCCTTGTGCGTTATTGTAACAGCAGTAAGGCTGGCAATATGAAAGCCACCGTTAATGGCACTACCCAGACGATTGCTTTCGAGAAAGTAGGTAAGAATGATTGGCGCGAGGTGACGATTCCCGCAACCTTGAAGGAGGGAACAAACAACTTTGTTCTTCAGAACTCGGGTTCCATCAGGATGATTATCGATCAGATTATCTATATGCCTGTTGAAACGCCCAAGGAGAAGTTCAAGGTAACTGTTCGTCATGCCGACTTTGGAACCATCGTTGCTGATGTCGATTCTGCCACAGCAGGTCAGGAGGTGCATCTCACTATTTCTGCCGACGAGGGCTATGGCATTAAGTTGCTTCGTGTGGTCAACTCTGTATACTTCACGCAAGGCAAGACAATACCTGTAACTGAAGGTGCTACCGAGGTTTCTTTCATTATGCCCGACGAGAATGTAACTATCCAGCCCGTGTTCTCTGATCTGTGTGCTGTCTATAACCTTGATTTCACTAGCGTATCTGCAGGCGAACTGCCTGTTGGATGGCGTACAACGGATGGCAGTGACGTGCGTAATTATCCCACCTCGAATGGTAGCGGTCCGCGAACCTTCAGCGGTCTGCAAGGCTACCAAGGAAAGGCCCTTTATTGGCGTACAACCAGTGCTGAGTATGGTCGTCTGGCCAATTATAAACTTTCACTGGAACCTGGAAAATATATGCTTGTGTTCGCCACTGCCGCGTGGAAGGGAACACCCACTTATCAGGCCAGAATCCTCAAGAGTAGTGGTGGCTCTGTTGTCTCATCGGCTACCATTACTGCTACGCCAAATCTGAATGGTAATGCCGCCGGCGATTTGTCACCAGCTGAGCGTAACACACTATCTTTCGAGATTACTACGAAGGGCGACTATGTCATTCAGTTTAAGGAGGTAGGAAGCGGTATGCAAGAGTTCCTTCTGGCCGAATGTCGTCTGCGTGACCTCAATATCCTTACAGGTATTAATACTCACTATTCTGAAGTCCGTATGCCAGAAGGAATCTACAGTCCGTCAGGCTTGCGTCGTCAAACATTGCAGCAGGGCCTCAACATTGTTGTTCGTCCTGACGGAAGTGTTCGTAAGGTCATGCTGAAATAGTCATTTGATGGCTTGAATCACAATAAGAGAGAGACTCCAAAGGGGTCTCTTTCTTATTTTGGTTAAATTTGGTTAATTTTTGAATTATTAAGAAGTAAATTGTATGAATTATTTGTATATTTGCGTATTGGATCAGACCAAGGTAATATTAAATAGCCATGAAAAGAGAAATTAAAGAAAAAGGAAAATCAAGTTTGCCAATCCTGCTGACCGTGGCAGTTGTCATGATATTAATCATCGTGACCGCTTTCTTCGTGTGTCGCCATGCGATGAAGGCCGAGGTCCACGCACGCTATGTGGGCATCATGAACTTCGCTTCAGAGAAAATAGCCAAGACTATCCGTGGCATGGAGATGAACGCCATGAATGAGTTCGACGAGGTTGAGAAACACCTTGATTCTCCCGAATCTGTTATTGCCGCTCTCGAAAGCAAAACTAGTCTGAATCCCGAAGTGCGTGGCTATTTTGCTGCCTTTGAGCCTCATTATTTTGAAGAGAAAGGTCAGTGGTTCGAACCCTATGTTCACCATGTGGATAGTAGTGAGTTTGAAGTGCGTCAGGTGGGTTCGGCTCATCACAACTATCACCGTTCAGAATGGTATATTCGTGCCAAGAA from the Prevotella sp. E15-22 genome contains:
- a CDS encoding glycoside hydrolase family 98 domain-containing protein, with the translated sequence MKLNQLKHLLLVLAFVTIGQSLMAQQRRPIDSQHPLWMVHIDVWNSADPQKIIDLIPADIKPYVCMNLSLSCQFDTATGMYRMPRNAVRTYKSWATVCQQNNMWFCCQPASGGHTHIQDNDLETFEYFFKTFPNFLGWNYAEQFWAFGDAGDLSSMTKSSRWNLFANLVEMSHKYGGFLTVSWCGGIYHFDTDPLAELKTDKNFMAACKKYPEAILFLYKYTHCSSFYNNESVCFGPFISGLTKNYGVRYDNCGYNDMLTKVLGEKHGKKYPGSAGIGTVMEQTCVNGGAVWDGPELIWTEDFQNLNNSTVDGYTRRNWGLFPNFKGIWLDMWREIIKGNMYIPTREEVVAKTKAVLVHDATDDFKVPDALYDGLYKVSDPGNKGDGRWENNGWYLKSSGRYGAIPMVAGLYDSIAKTIPVQVKKSAYSSRWGTQSKKVNEFNSLYPEVSSGDLYVNRYHNRLVTYTPYTYLNKKKTAEASIPLQYNTCDTLKLLYGKLSSGYIQEYADHIDFYLNNYRSDSTTQQTDQICIVGATEKPNYTLTKHTTGATGYNASATETYDEATHLYTLSVKHMGPVDVSIACAGTNDRSDVEDAPILSQPLEQPKQPEAYHGPIIIEAENMDYKNVSVNLTHSGWWAQDYKDFSGMGYIETQANTTAALRHQLKLTEGGEYNILVRYCNSSKAGNMKATVNGTTQTIAFEKVGKNDWREVTIPATLKEGTNNFVLQNSGSIRMIIDQIIYMPVETPKEKFKVTVRHADFGTIVADVDSATAGQEVHLTISADEGYGIKLLRVVNSVYFTQGKTIPVTEGATEVSFIMPDENVTIQPVFSDLCAVYNLDFTSVSAGELPVGWRTTDGSDVRNYPTSNGSGPRTFSGLQGYQGKALYWRTTSAEYGRLANYKLSLEPGKYMLVFATAAWKGTPTYQARILKSSGGSVVSSATITATPNLNGNAAGDLSPAERNTLSFEITTKGDYVIQFKEVGSGMQEFLLAECRLRDLNILTGINTHYSEVRMPEGIYSPSGLRRQTLQQGLNIVVRPDGSVRKVMLK